The Mycolicibacterium flavescens genome has a segment encoding these proteins:
- the fprA_1 gene encoding NADPH-dependent glutamate synthase subunit beta-like oxidoreductase, with amino-acid sequence MPHVITQSCCSDGSCVYACPVNCIHPTPDEPGFATAEMLYIDPVACVDCGACVSACPVGAISHDSRLTPAQLPFVELNAAFYPEPDGKLPPTSKLAPVIEAPVVYPRAGGPLTVAIVGSGPAAMYAADELLTQKGVRVNVFERLPTPYGLVRAGVAPDHQSTKRVTKLFDRVAAQPGFTFYLNVEVGNDVTHDELLEHHHAVLYAVGAPNDRRLDIAGMDLLRTGTATEFVAWYNGHPDFDSLPIDLSHERVVIVGNGNVALDVARILATPPDVLASTDISDHALAVLRASKVTEVVIAARRGPADSAFTLPELIGLTSACEVVLSPEDHALVDRDLATTEDRLTRNKLEILSKLADTSAPVTRPRIQLAYSLTPKRVVGDVRAEAMEFTVTGTDEVRWVDAGLVLTSIGYRGKPIRGLPFDESAAVVPNDGGRVVDPPSGTPVAGSYVAGWIKRGPTGFIGTNKSCAAQTVHNLVADYNEGRLRDPVYKPAALEKLIRSRRPDMVDSAGWKAIDAAEVARGGDERPRVKFAVVTDMLSAAADSRGPGLGRRLLAGLRR; translated from the coding sequence GTGCCCCATGTGATCACCCAGTCGTGTTGCAGCGACGGGTCCTGTGTCTACGCGTGTCCGGTGAACTGCATCCACCCGACGCCCGACGAACCCGGCTTCGCCACCGCCGAGATGCTCTACATCGATCCGGTGGCGTGTGTGGACTGCGGTGCATGCGTGTCGGCGTGCCCGGTCGGCGCGATATCGCATGATTCGAGGTTGACGCCCGCGCAGCTCCCGTTCGTCGAGTTGAACGCCGCGTTCTATCCCGAACCGGACGGAAAGCTGCCGCCGACATCGAAACTGGCGCCGGTCATCGAGGCACCGGTGGTGTACCCGAGGGCGGGTGGACCGCTCACCGTGGCGATCGTCGGCTCGGGACCGGCGGCGATGTATGCCGCCGACGAGCTACTCACCCAGAAAGGGGTGCGCGTCAACGTTTTCGAGCGGCTGCCCACGCCATACGGATTGGTGCGCGCCGGCGTCGCCCCCGACCATCAAAGCACCAAACGCGTGACCAAGCTGTTCGACAGGGTCGCGGCACAACCGGGATTCACCTTCTACCTCAACGTCGAGGTGGGCAACGACGTCACCCACGACGAACTGCTCGAGCATCACCACGCCGTCCTCTACGCCGTCGGGGCGCCCAATGACCGCCGGCTCGACATCGCGGGAATGGACCTGCTTCGCACGGGTACTGCCACCGAGTTCGTTGCCTGGTACAACGGCCACCCCGACTTCGACTCACTGCCCATCGATTTGAGTCACGAGCGCGTGGTCATCGTCGGCAACGGCAACGTCGCCCTCGACGTTGCTCGGATACTCGCCACACCGCCCGATGTCCTTGCGAGCACCGACATTTCCGATCACGCGCTCGCCGTGCTCCGCGCATCGAAGGTGACCGAGGTGGTGATCGCGGCCCGCCGCGGCCCCGCCGACTCGGCGTTCACGCTGCCCGAGCTGATCGGGCTGACGTCTGCGTGCGAGGTGGTGCTCTCGCCTGAGGACCACGCGTTGGTGGACCGCGACCTGGCCACCACCGAGGATCGGTTGACCCGCAACAAGTTGGAGATCCTGAGCAAGCTGGCGGATACCTCCGCGCCGGTGACGCGACCCCGTATCCAGCTGGCCTATTCGCTCACGCCGAAGCGCGTCGTCGGTGACGTCCGCGCCGAGGCGATGGAGTTCACGGTCACCGGCACCGACGAGGTGCGTTGGGTCGACGCGGGACTGGTGTTGACCTCGATCGGCTACCGCGGCAAACCGATTCGCGGGCTGCCCTTCGACGAGTCCGCCGCGGTCGTGCCCAACGACGGTGGTCGCGTCGTCGACCCGCCGTCGGGTACGCCCGTTGCCGGCAGCTACGTGGCGGGCTGGATCAAACGCGGGCCAACGGGCTTCATCGGCACCAACAAGTCGTGCGCCGCGCAGACCGTGCACAACCTCGTCGCCGACTACAACGAGGGCAGGTTGCGCGATCCCGTGTACAAGCCCGCGGCACTCGAGAAACTCATTCGCAGCAGGCGGCCCGACATGGTCGACTCCGCCGGGTGGAAGGCGATCGACGCCGCCGAAGTCGCCCGCGGCGGCGACGAACGACCGCGCGTGAAGTTCGCTGTGGTCACCGACATGCTCTCCGCCGCGGCCGACTCCCGCGGACCCGGGCTCGGCCGGCGCCTGCTGGCCGGCCTGCGCCGCTAG
- a CDS encoding transmembrane protein, which translates to MADDSTPWAMGLTVAGFVAAVVAAAIVVLSLGLLRLHPLLAIGLNLVAVGGLAPTVWGWRDRPVWRWFVLGSGVGVAAAWLVVLAVALSG; encoded by the coding sequence ATGGCCGACGACTCGACGCCGTGGGCGATGGGGTTGACGGTGGCGGGGTTTGTCGCGGCGGTCGTCGCCGCCGCGATCGTCGTGCTCAGCCTCGGACTGTTGAGGTTGCACCCGCTGCTGGCGATCGGACTCAACCTGGTCGCGGTCGGCGGCCTGGCCCCGACGGTATGGGGGTGGCGCGACCGGCCGGTGTGGCGGTGGTTCGTGTTGGGCTCCGGCGTCGGCGTGGCTGCGGCGTGGTTGGTGGTGCTCGCCGTTGCGTTGAGCGGCTGA
- a CDS encoding P-aminobenzoate N-oxygenase AurF: protein MARTRMVRRWRRNMEVSDDADYVDTLTTLSEGSVRRNFNPYTDIDWDSPEFAVTDNDPRWVLPATDPLGGHPWYQAQPLERQIEIGMWRQANVAKVGLQFEIILIRGLTNYAFWVPNGSPEYRYCLHESVEECNHTMMFQEMVNRIGADVPGMPRMLRWLSPFIPLIAGPLPIPFFFGVLAGEEPIDHTQKNVLREGKELHPIMERVMAIHVAEEARHISFAHEYLRKRLPHLNRRQRFWLSWNVPIIMRVLCQAIIVPPRSFWREFDIPRSVRKELFFRAPKSRQFLRDMFGDVRMLCHDTGLMNSFAKLVWRMCRIDGPPSRYRSEPARQHVVAAA, encoded by the coding sequence ATGGCGCGGACTCGAATGGTCAGGCGATGGCGTCGCAACATGGAAGTCAGCGACGACGCCGATTACGTCGACACCCTCACCACACTGTCCGAGGGTTCGGTGCGGCGGAATTTCAATCCGTACACCGACATCGACTGGGACTCTCCGGAGTTCGCGGTCACCGACAACGACCCCCGCTGGGTACTGCCCGCCACCGACCCGCTCGGTGGACATCCCTGGTATCAGGCCCAGCCGCTGGAGCGGCAGATCGAGATCGGGATGTGGCGGCAGGCCAACGTCGCCAAGGTCGGGTTGCAGTTCGAGATCATCCTCATCCGCGGCCTGACGAACTACGCGTTCTGGGTGCCCAACGGGTCGCCCGAATACCGGTACTGCCTGCACGAGTCGGTCGAAGAGTGCAACCACACGATGATGTTCCAGGAGATGGTCAACCGCATCGGCGCGGACGTGCCGGGCATGCCGCGCATGCTGCGCTGGCTGTCGCCGTTCATCCCGCTGATCGCCGGGCCGCTGCCGATCCCGTTCTTCTTCGGCGTGCTCGCCGGCGAGGAACCGATCGACCACACCCAGAAGAACGTGCTGCGCGAGGGCAAAGAACTGCATCCGATCATGGAGCGGGTGATGGCGATCCACGTCGCCGAGGAAGCGCGCCACATCTCGTTCGCCCACGAGTATCTGCGCAAGCGCCTGCCGCATCTGAATCGCCGGCAGCGGTTCTGGCTGTCGTGGAACGTGCCGATCATCATGCGGGTGCTGTGCCAGGCGATCATCGTGCCGCCGAGGTCCTTCTGGCGGGAGTTCGACATCCCGCGCTCGGTGCGCAAGGAGCTGTTCTTCCGCGCACCCAAGTCGAGGCAGTTCCTGCGCGACATGTTCGGCGACGTCCGGATGCTCTGCCACGACACCGGGCTGATGAACTCGTTCGCCAAGCTCGTGTGGCGGATGTGCAGGATCGACGGTCCGCCCAGCCGCTACCGCAGCGAGCCGGCTCGCCAGCACGTGGTCGCTGCCGCGTAG
- a CDS encoding Protein of uncharacterised function (DUF2530): MTPQPPPLPASLLRPAPVIVAIAAGWVVAAILAFTVTGLHEWRPYTVAGLGVGALGTAIWLWQRRAVRRGSRGAQSGLT; the protein is encoded by the coding sequence ATGACCCCGCAACCGCCCCCGTTGCCCGCCAGCCTGCTCAGGCCGGCTCCGGTCATCGTCGCGATCGCGGCCGGTTGGGTCGTCGCTGCGATCCTGGCGTTCACGGTGACCGGTCTACACGAATGGCGGCCGTACACGGTGGCCGGGCTAGGCGTCGGTGCCCTTGGCACGGCGATCTGGTTGTGGCAACGTCGCGCCGTGCGTCGCGGATCGCGCGGGGCGCAGAGCGGACTCACCTAG
- a CDS encoding rRNA methylase, giving the protein MTHTVIDVDDPSDPRLDDFRDLNSVDRRPDLPTGKGLVIAEGVLVVQRMLASRFAPRAMMGTDRRLQELAGDLVGVSAPYYRVPADVMAEVVGFHLNRGVLASASRPRELTVAEVLNGARTVAVLEGVNDHENLGSIFRNAAGLGVDAVVFGTGCADPLYRRAVRVSMGHALLVPYAWAQSWPDDLKLLQDNGFRLLAMTPTPTASTLADAMAGVADDKVAILVGAEGPGLTERTMRAADLRVRIPMSRGTDSLNVATAAALAFYERVRLGTGEIERSDAE; this is encoded by the coding sequence GTGACGCACACTGTGATCGACGTCGACGATCCCTCCGATCCGCGACTCGACGACTTTCGCGATCTCAACAGCGTCGACCGCAGACCCGACCTGCCCACCGGCAAGGGGCTCGTGATCGCCGAAGGCGTGCTGGTGGTGCAACGCATGCTGGCCTCGCGGTTCGCGCCGCGCGCGATGATGGGCACCGACCGCCGGCTGCAGGAACTCGCGGGCGACCTCGTCGGCGTCTCGGCCCCCTATTACCGGGTCCCCGCCGATGTGATGGCCGAAGTGGTTGGCTTTCACCTCAACCGCGGCGTGCTGGCGTCGGCATCGCGGCCGCGCGAGTTGACGGTCGCCGAGGTGTTGAACGGTGCCCGCACCGTCGCGGTCCTTGAAGGCGTCAACGACCACGAGAACCTCGGCTCGATCTTTCGCAACGCGGCCGGTCTCGGCGTGGATGCGGTCGTGTTCGGCACGGGCTGCGCCGACCCGCTGTATCGGCGAGCCGTTCGGGTGTCGATGGGCCATGCGCTGCTCGTGCCCTACGCATGGGCGCAGTCGTGGCCTGATGACCTGAAGTTGTTGCAGGACAATGGGTTTCGTCTGTTGGCGATGACACCCACGCCTACCGCAAGCACCCTGGCCGACGCGATGGCGGGCGTCGCCGACGACAAGGTGGCGATCCTCGTCGGGGCGGAGGGGCCGGGGCTCACCGAGCGGACGATGCGTGCGGCCGATCTGCGGGTGCGGATTCCGATGTCGCGGGGAACCGACTCGCTCAACGTCGCGACCGCTGCGGCCCTGGCGTTCTATGAGCGGGTTAGATTGGGCACCGGCGAGATTGAGCGGAGCGACGCGGAGTGA
- a CDS encoding cyclase/dehydrase codes for MAAPMLQAETIINAPVAKVWELVSNLKNMPRWSPQCRVMKTFGPLQPGARTINLNRRKFLMWPTTSRIIEVVPEKKLAFRVNENNTVWSYELEPTETGTRLVETRHAENGVKPVSTMLVNAVMGGVPSFERELVEGMNETLARIKAAAES; via the coding sequence ATGGCAGCCCCGATGTTGCAGGCCGAGACGATAATCAACGCCCCGGTGGCGAAGGTGTGGGAGCTGGTCTCGAACCTCAAGAACATGCCGCGGTGGAGCCCGCAGTGCCGGGTCATGAAGACGTTCGGCCCGCTGCAGCCGGGTGCGCGGACGATCAACCTCAACCGGCGCAAGTTCCTGATGTGGCCCACCACGAGCCGGATCATCGAGGTGGTCCCGGAGAAGAAGCTGGCGTTTCGGGTCAACGAGAACAACACCGTGTGGAGCTACGAGCTCGAGCCAACCGAGACCGGCACCCGTCTGGTGGAGACCCGTCACGCGGAGAACGGGGTCAAGCCGGTGTCGACGATGTTGGTCAACGCGGTGATGGGTGGCGTGCCCAGCTTCGAACGTGAACTCGTCGAGGGGATGAACGAGACGCTCGCGCGGATCAAGGCCGCCGCCGAAAGCTAA
- a CDS encoding Cysteine-rich secretory protein family: MNSRRRSSVLISVCAAAAAVSAPMLAHADGADDGALLNEINAARAANGCGPVAANPQLSAAAARQANDMLANNVRSHTGSDGSSVGQRITAAGYTQFSNAGEIIFWSTGVAAVPAEAVNWWMNSPGHRAIITDCGMTEAGVAVVRNGARAAAVGEFGSR; encoded by the coding sequence GTGAACAGTCGTAGAAGAAGCTCGGTCCTGATATCTGTGTGTGCGGCCGCGGCGGCCGTCAGTGCCCCAATGCTCGCTCATGCCGACGGCGCCGACGACGGTGCGCTGCTCAACGAGATCAACGCTGCCCGCGCCGCGAACGGATGCGGTCCGGTCGCAGCGAACCCACAGCTGAGCGCGGCCGCGGCCCGGCAGGCCAACGACATGCTGGCCAACAATGTGCGAAGCCACACCGGTTCGGACGGGTCATCGGTCGGTCAGCGCATCACCGCCGCCGGCTACACGCAGTTCTCCAACGCCGGCGAGATCATTTTCTGGAGCACCGGGGTCGCCGCCGTTCCCGCAGAAGCCGTGAACTGGTGGATGAACAGCCCCGGCCACCGCGCGATCATCACCGATTGCGGCATGACCGAAGCCGGCGTCGCGGTCGTGCGCAACGGCGCCAGGGCCGCCGCTGTCGGCGAGTTCGGTAGCCGGTAA
- the serC gene encoding phosphoserine aminotransferase: MSQLTIPADLKPRDGRFGCGPSKVRPEQLSAFAAAGDLFGTSHRQAPVKNLVGRVREGLRQLFSLPDGYEVILGNGGTTAFWDAAAFGLIDKRSLHLTYGEFSAKFASAVAKNPFVGDPVVVKADPGSAPEPTSDPSVDLIGWAHNETSTGVAVPVRRPDGSGDALIAIDATSAAGGLEVDITESDVYYFAPQKNFASDGGLWLAIMSPAALARVEAIANSGRWVPEFLSLPIAIENSLKNQTYNTPAIGTLIMLAEQLDWLLGNGGLDWAVKRTADSSQRLYGWADAAKFATPFVADPALRSQVVGTVDFNDDIDAAAVAKTLRANGIVDTEPYRKLGRNQLRVGMFPAVEPDDVSALTACIDWVVERL, translated from the coding sequence ATGTCGCAGCTGACGATTCCCGCCGACCTCAAACCGCGCGACGGCCGCTTCGGCTGCGGGCCCTCCAAGGTCCGACCGGAACAGCTCAGTGCGTTCGCCGCAGCGGGCGACCTGTTCGGCACCTCGCACCGCCAGGCGCCGGTGAAAAACCTGGTCGGCCGGGTGCGCGAAGGGCTGCGCCAGCTGTTCTCGCTGCCCGACGGCTACGAGGTGATCCTCGGCAACGGCGGCACCACCGCGTTCTGGGATGCGGCGGCGTTCGGCCTGATCGACAAGCGGTCGCTGCATCTCACGTACGGGGAGTTCAGCGCGAAATTCGCCTCGGCCGTCGCCAAGAACCCGTTCGTTGGCGATCCGGTCGTCGTCAAGGCCGACCCGGGCAGCGCACCGGAGCCGACCTCGGACCCGTCGGTCGACCTGATCGGCTGGGCACACAACGAGACCTCGACCGGTGTTGCGGTCCCCGTGCGGCGCCCCGACGGGTCGGGCGATGCGCTGATTGCGATCGATGCGACGTCTGCGGCGGGTGGGCTTGAAGTCGACATCACCGAATCCGACGTCTACTACTTCGCTCCGCAGAAGAACTTCGCGAGCGACGGCGGACTGTGGCTGGCGATCATGTCGCCGGCCGCGCTCGCCCGCGTCGAGGCGATCGCGAACTCGGGCCGCTGGGTGCCGGAGTTCCTGTCGCTGCCGATCGCGATCGAGAACAGCCTCAAGAACCAGACCTACAACACCCCGGCGATCGGCACCTTGATCATGCTGGCCGAGCAGCTGGACTGGCTGCTGGGCAACGGCGGGCTGGACTGGGCGGTCAAGCGCACGGCGGACTCGTCGCAGCGGCTGTACGGATGGGCCGACGCGGCCAAGTTCGCCACACCGTTCGTCGCGGATCCGGCCTTGCGTTCGCAGGTGGTGGGCACCGTGGACTTCAACGACGACATCGACGCCGCGGCCGTGGCCAAGACGCTGCGGGCCAATGGCATCGTCGACACCGAGCCCTATCGCAAGCTCGGCCGCAACCAGCTGCGGGTGGGGATGTTCCCGGCCGTGGAGCCCGACGACGTCAGCGCGCTCACGGCGTGCATCGATTGGGTGGTGGAGCGGCTTTAG
- the citA gene encoding citrate synthase — MSAVPEDFVPGLEGVVAFTSEIAEPDKDGGALRYRGVDIEDLVNQRVTFGDVWALLVDGKFGNGLSPAEPFPLPIHSGDVRVDVQAGLAMLAPIWGYPPLLDIDDATARDHLARASVMALSYVAQSARGIYRPAVPQRTIDECSTVTERFMTRWQGDPDPRHVEAIDAYWVSAAEHGMNASTFTARVIASTGADVAAALSGAIGAMSGPLHGGAPARVIPMIEEAEQTGDARAVVKGILDRNEKLMGFGHRVYRAEDPRARVLRATAKRLEAPRYEVAAALEQAALAELRERRPDRAIETNVEFWAAVILDFAQVPTKMMPAMFTCGRTAGWCAHILEQKRLGKLVRPSAIYVGPEPRSPESVEGWDQVVRS, encoded by the coding sequence ATGAGCGCGGTGCCCGAAGACTTCGTCCCCGGCCTCGAAGGCGTCGTCGCCTTCACGTCCGAGATCGCCGAACCCGACAAGGACGGCGGCGCGCTGCGCTACCGCGGCGTCGACATCGAGGATCTGGTCAACCAGCGGGTCACCTTCGGCGACGTGTGGGCGCTGCTGGTCGACGGCAAGTTCGGCAACGGTCTGTCGCCCGCCGAACCGTTCCCGCTGCCCATCCACAGCGGCGACGTGCGCGTCGACGTCCAGGCGGGATTGGCGATGTTGGCACCGATCTGGGGCTATCCCCCGCTGCTCGACATCGACGACGCGACCGCCCGCGACCACCTTGCCCGGGCCTCGGTGATGGCTCTGTCCTACGTCGCACAATCAGCGCGCGGAATCTATCGGCCCGCGGTCCCGCAGCGCACCATCGACGAATGTTCAACCGTGACAGAGCGGTTCATGACCCGCTGGCAGGGCGATCCGGACCCTCGGCACGTCGAGGCCATCGACGCCTACTGGGTCAGCGCCGCCGAACACGGTATGAACGCCTCGACGTTCACCGCGCGCGTGATCGCCTCCACCGGCGCCGACGTCGCTGCCGCCCTGTCCGGTGCGATCGGCGCGATGAGCGGACCGCTGCACGGCGGGGCACCGGCGCGGGTGATCCCGATGATCGAGGAGGCCGAGCAGACCGGCGACGCCCGCGCCGTCGTCAAGGGCATCCTCGACCGCAACGAGAAGCTGATGGGCTTCGGGCACCGGGTGTACCGCGCCGAGGACCCGCGGGCCCGGGTGCTGCGCGCGACGGCCAAGCGGCTCGAGGCGCCGCGCTACGAGGTCGCGGCCGCCCTCGAACAGGCCGCCCTCGCCGAACTGCGGGAGCGGCGACCTGACCGTGCCATCGAGACCAACGTCGAGTTCTGGGCGGCGGTGATCCTGGACTTCGCCCAGGTGCCGACCAAGATGATGCCCGCGATGTTCACCTGCGGGCGCACCGCGGGCTGGTGTGCCCACATCCTCGAGCAGAAGCGGCTCGGCAAGCTGGTGCGTCCGTCGGCGATCTACGTCGGGCCGGAGCCTCGCAGCCCTGAGTCGGTCGAGGGCTGGGACCAAGTCGTCCGGTCGTGA
- a CDS encoding Protein of uncharacterised function (DUF3071) has protein sequence MRELKVVGLDVDGKRIICEVDGSGEKFTLRRDDRLRAAVRGDQMGSSQTRDEAEVHNVLRPREIQSRIRAGASIEQVAQASGVDVARVERFAHPVLLERSRAAELATAAHPVLPDGPSVLTLLETVTTALIARGLDPDAPAWDAWRNEDGRWTVQLAWKAGMSDNVAHFRFTPGAHGGTVTAFDDAASELIDPNFSRPLRPVAALPEFAAEAEKPTLPIEPPVQVSPPEPQPEAEAEAVAPKQPKARRGKAKPAVPAWEDVLLGVRSSGQR, from the coding sequence ATGCGGGAACTCAAAGTCGTCGGACTCGATGTGGACGGCAAACGAATCATCTGCGAGGTCGACGGCTCCGGCGAGAAATTCACGCTGCGGCGCGACGATCGGTTGCGGGCCGCCGTTCGAGGTGACCAGATGGGTTCGAGCCAGACACGAGACGAGGCCGAGGTTCACAACGTGTTGCGCCCCAGAGAGATCCAATCGCGGATCAGGGCGGGCGCGTCCATCGAGCAGGTCGCCCAGGCGTCGGGTGTCGACGTGGCCCGTGTCGAGCGGTTCGCCCACCCAGTGTTACTCGAACGTTCCCGCGCCGCCGAGCTGGCGACGGCCGCGCACCCGGTTCTTCCCGACGGTCCGTCGGTGCTGACCCTGCTGGAGACGGTCACGACGGCGTTGATCGCGCGCGGGCTCGACCCCGACGCCCCCGCATGGGATGCGTGGCGCAACGAGGACGGCCGCTGGACCGTGCAGCTGGCGTGGAAGGCGGGGATGTCCGACAACGTCGCCCACTTCCGGTTCACCCCCGGCGCCCACGGCGGGACGGTGACGGCGTTCGACGACGCGGCCTCCGAGCTGATCGACCCGAACTTCTCGCGCCCGCTGCGTCCGGTCGCCGCGCTGCCCGAGTTTGCGGCTGAGGCCGAGAAGCCGACGCTTCCGATTGAGCCCCCGGTGCAGGTCAGTCCACCGGAACCGCAGCCCGAGGCGGAGGCCGAAGCGGTCGCACCGAAGCAGCCCAAGGCGCGCAGGGGTAAGGCCAAGCCGGCGGTCCCGGCGTGGGAGGACGTTCTGCTGGGCGTGCGGTCCAGCGGCCAGCGCTGA
- a CDS encoding Mycothiol maleylpyruvate isomerase N-terminal domain protein, which translates to MTAPSTLETFASAAHSFADLVGRIPADAWSGPGLGEWDLRSLVGHTSRSLTTVLTYLETTAEAEDIATPQEYYARVNPTALGLNPADVAERGRQAGRDLGDDPAAAVADLVSRAIARLETVDDPLIRVLGGLGIRLRTYLPTRTFELAVHSLDIARAVGLSFTLPPPVLEEALVLAARIAAEQQGETVLMALTGRDALPASFSIV; encoded by the coding sequence GTGACTGCGCCCTCGACCCTGGAGACCTTCGCCTCGGCGGCCCACAGTTTCGCGGACCTGGTCGGCCGCATTCCCGCCGACGCGTGGTCCGGGCCTGGTCTGGGCGAGTGGGACCTGCGCTCGCTTGTCGGGCACACGTCGCGCTCGCTGACGACGGTGCTCACGTACCTCGAGACCACCGCTGAGGCGGAGGACATCGCCACGCCGCAGGAGTATTACGCACGGGTGAACCCAACGGCGCTGGGCTTGAATCCCGCCGATGTGGCCGAGCGCGGCAGGCAGGCGGGGCGCGACCTCGGTGACGACCCGGCGGCCGCAGTGGCAGACCTCGTCTCCCGAGCGATCGCGCGATTGGAGACGGTGGACGACCCGTTGATCCGGGTGCTGGGCGGGCTGGGCATCCGGTTGCGGACCTATCTGCCGACGCGGACATTCGAGCTGGCCGTGCACAGCCTGGACATCGCACGCGCCGTTGGTCTTTCGTTCACGCTGCCGCCACCTGTGCTCGAGGAGGCGCTGGTGTTGGCGGCACGCATCGCCGCCGAGCAGCAGGGCGAGACGGTGCTGATGGCGCTGACGGGCCGCGACGCTCTGCCGGCGTCGTTCTCGATCGTCTGA
- a CDS encoding glyoxalase/bleomycin resistance protein/dioxygenase, with protein MAIDFEPAVSPMLTVSDGAAAIDFYVKAFGAEELGRVPGPDGKRLFHAALRINGALVMLNDDFPDMNDGKSATPEALGGSPVTIHLTVTDVDAKFQKAVDAGATVVMPLGDMFWGDRYGELRDPFGHVWSMGQPMREVSPEEIEKAVQQHQ; from the coding sequence ATGGCCATCGACTTTGAACCAGCAGTGTCGCCCATGCTCACGGTCAGCGACGGCGCCGCAGCCATCGACTTCTACGTCAAGGCCTTCGGCGCCGAGGAACTCGGCCGCGTGCCGGGGCCCGACGGCAAGAGGCTGTTCCACGCCGCGCTGCGCATCAACGGGGCGCTCGTGATGCTCAACGACGACTTCCCGGACATGAACGACGGTAAGTCTGCGACGCCGGAAGCTCTCGGCGGCTCGCCGGTGACCATCCATCTGACGGTCACCGATGTCGACGCCAAGTTCCAGAAGGCCGTCGACGCCGGCGCGACGGTCGTCATGCCGCTCGGTGACATGTTCTGGGGCGATCGCTACGGCGAGCTGCGCGACCCGTTCGGGCATGTGTGGTCGATGGGGCAGCCGATGCGTGAAGTCAGCCCCGAGGAGATCGAGAAGGCGGTGCAGCAGCACCAGTGA
- a CDS encoding Protein of uncharacterised function (DUF3027), with protein sequence MDSVTESAERPDLEAVLLGAVDDARAAIVEFSGEDTVGEYLGASFEDPTAATHRFLADMPGYRGWQWAVVVAAWPGADHATISEVVLVPGPTALLAPKWVPWQDRVQPGDLGPGDLLAPAPDDPRLVPGYMATGDPQIDDVALEVGLGRRQVLSRWGRMDAAQRWHDGEYGPGSAMARSTRRVCRDCGFYLPLAGALGTTFGVCANEFSADGHVVDSEYGCGAHSDTPQPAGGGSPLFDPYDDGVLDLTEPAD encoded by the coding sequence ATGGACAGCGTGACCGAATCCGCCGAGCGGCCGGATCTGGAGGCGGTACTCCTGGGCGCCGTCGACGACGCGCGTGCGGCGATCGTCGAGTTCAGCGGCGAGGACACCGTCGGTGAGTACCTGGGTGCCAGCTTCGAGGACCCGACCGCGGCCACGCACCGCTTCCTCGCCGACATGCCGGGCTACCGCGGCTGGCAGTGGGCCGTCGTCGTCGCGGCGTGGCCCGGCGCTGACCACGCCACCATCAGCGAGGTGGTGCTGGTTCCGGGGCCGACAGCGTTGCTGGCGCCGAAGTGGGTGCCGTGGCAGGACCGCGTCCAGCCCGGCGATCTGGGCCCGGGAGATCTTCTCGCCCCGGCCCCGGACGACCCGCGTCTGGTGCCCGGCTACATGGCGACCGGCGACCCGCAGATCGACGACGTCGCACTCGAGGTGGGTCTGGGCCGTCGCCAGGTGCTCAGCCGATGGGGCCGCATGGACGCGGCGCAACGCTGGCACGACGGCGAGTACGGCCCGGGTTCGGCGATGGCGCGCTCGACGCGGCGGGTGTGCCGCGACTGCGGGTTCTACCTTCCGCTGGCCGGTGCCCTGGGCACGACGTTCGGCGTCTGTGCCAACGAGTTCTCCGCCGACGGGCACGTCGTCGACTCCGAATACGGTTGCGGCGCACACTCGGACACGCCCCAGCCCGCGGGCGGCGGATCCCCGCTCTTCGACCCGTACGACGACGGCGTGCTCGACCTGACCGAACCGGCCGACTAG